Genomic DNA from Gemmatimonadota bacterium:
CGCAGCTCAGCTTCCGCAAGGCACCCGCCGGAGCCGCGGCGGCGGCCGTCGCTTGACATAGGTTACGTATTGGCTAAGGTTTAGCGGACTTCTCCCCGCACGAGCATCTTCCTGGCGATGGAGCGGGACCATGCCTCATCAGCACCTCAGTCGGGCGGTCCTCCTGCTGGCGACAGTGTCAGCCGGGCTGGGCGCTGGCTGCGTCAGCAAGCGGGTCGAAAGTGGGAGCGGCGGTGGGCCCTCGGCGGTGCTTGCGCCGGCGCTGGTGGTCGAACGATTCCTGCGCGCGGCCAACGCCGTGGCGCAGCGGTCATCTTCCAGGGTGCTCGAGCCGGATCGGCTGCGGCGCGAGCTGGAAACCATGGGGCGGCTGTTCGGCACGCACGAGGGAGCGCTGCTCGAGCGGGATCCGCGCCAGCAGGTCGAGCAGCGCATGGCTACGCTGGCCTCGATCCTCCAGCATGAGGACTACGTCCTGGACGGGCCCACACTCGTGCCGGGGCGGAGCAGCGAGGCCGTCGAAATCGTGGCGCGGCTGCGCATCCGCGGACTGCCCGTGGCCGTGCCCTTCACCGTCGTACGCAGCGGGAAGGATGCGTGGCTGGTCGAGAAGATCGACATCGAAAAGATCACGGGGCGGCGTCCCGGATTTTAGGGTAGACGCGGGCCAGAGAGGTGGGGGGCGCGCCCAGCGCGTGAGCCAGCCGGAGCACCAGGTGGAGCAGGATGGTGCGGCCGGTGCCGTAACGCAGCCAGAGGCGGGGTGAGGTGCTGACCGCAGGGCGGAGCAGGCGCACCCGGCCGATGCGGCGCAGGGCACGGTAGAGCTGGATGTCCTCGAAGAGCGGCACAGCCGGCACGCCGCCGGCACGGCGCATGGCCTGGGCGCGGGCGAAGATGCCCTGATCGCCCGTGGCCGTGCGCAACAGGCGGGACCGGAGGTTGATGGCGGCCGCCAGCAGCCGCAACGCCAGCGACAGCCGCCCGGCCCCCGGATCGAAGCGCAGCCGGAACGCTCCGCCCACCACCACGGGGTCCGCAAGCGCAGCGTCCAGCGCAGCAGCAGCCTCGGCGGGGAGCAGCGTGTCTGCATGCAGCAGGACGAGCGTGTGGCCGCGCGCCGCCTCCACTCCGGCCCGGAGCTGCGCACCTCGCCCCGGGGGCGCCTGGACCAGCCGTGCGCCCTCCGCCAGCGCCGCTTCGGCCGTGCCATCCCGACTGCCGCCATCCACCACCAGGTACTCGGCCCGGCCGCCGAACGCACGGCGCGCGGCGGCCACCGTCGCGCCGATCAGGTCCCCCTCGTTCAGCGCGGGAATAACCACGGAATAGTCAGGCGACGTCATCCCTCCACCAGCTCGACCAGCACGCCGCACGTCGTCTCGGGGTGCAGGAACGCGATGCGCCGGCCGTGCGCGCCCTGGCGGGGCGTCTGGTCAATCAGAGTGAGGCCGGCCGCTCGCAGGCGAGCCAGCGCTGCCGCCAGATCAGGGACGCGGTAGGCGATGTGGTGCAGCCCCGCGCCGCGGCGCTCGAGGAAGCGCGCCACGGTGGAATCCGGCCGGGTCGGCTGCAGCAGCTCGAGGCGCCCCGCGCCCATACCCACGAACACCAGCTCGACGCCGTCCCGTTCCAAGCGCTGCGGCGGGGAACCGCGCGCGCCGGTCAGGAGTTCGAATTGTGGTAGTGCGTCGGCAATGGACGGAACCGCGATCGCTACATGGTCCAGCGGCAGCTCGCTCATGCGCCTCAGGCGGCCAAGTTCTTGCACATTTCCGACGTGCAAATTAGCATACAGGCTGCGCCCAAGCCATGGGCCGCAACCACAACGAAGGAGACAGTAATGGCCCACAACGGCAAGCTGGTGACGGTGACAGACGCCAACTTTGCGCAGGAAATAGAGAACGGGCGGGGGCTGACGATCGTGGATTTCTGGGCGGCGTGGTGCGGCCCCTGCCGCATTGTCGCGCCCGTGCTCGAGCAGCTCGCGGAGGAATACACGGGGCGGGTCACGGTCGCCAAGCTCGACGTGGACAGCAACCTGCACACGGCAACGCGCTACAACGTGCGCTCGATCCCCAGCATCCTCTTCTTCAAGGACGGCCAGCACGTGGACACGGTCGTGGGGGCGGTGCCGAAGCCGCATCTCGAGCGGAAGATCCTGGAGCATCTGGGATAG
This window encodes:
- a CDS encoding TIGR04283 family arsenosugar biosynthesis glycosyltransferase — encoded protein: MTSPDYSVVIPALNEGDLIGATVAAARRAFGGRAEYLVVDGGSRDGTAEAALAEGARLVQAPPGRGAQLRAGVEAARGHTLVLLHADTLLPAEAAAALDAALADPVVVGGAFRLRFDPGAGRLSLALRLLAAAINLRSRLLRTATGDQGIFARAQAMRRAGGVPAVPLFEDIQLYRALRRIGRVRLLRPAVSTSPRLWLRYGTGRTILLHLVLRLAHALGAPPTSLARVYPKIRDAAP
- the mce gene encoding methylmalonyl-CoA epimerase, with product MSELPLDHVAIAVPSIADALPQFELLTGARGSPPQRLERDGVELVFVGMGAGRLELLQPTRPDSTVARFLERRGAGLHHIAYRVPDLAAALARLRAAGLTLIDQTPRQGAHGRRIAFLHPETTCGVLVELVEG
- the trxA gene encoding thioredoxin, translating into MAHNGKLVTVTDANFAQEIENGRGLTIVDFWAAWCGPCRIVAPVLEQLAEEYTGRVTVAKLDVDSNLHTATRYNVRSIPSILFFKDGQHVDTVVGAVPKPHLERKILEHLG